The Mesotoga infera genome includes a window with the following:
- a CDS encoding response regulator, which translates to MRKLSRKISLQFLLFVLAILTVLVTLLTITFVRTATDEYKSYLGSKKQSVFQWFIDLRRDMKLYVDSHALEGVLDDEYDILIRLGEERDIILNRSALSEEEVDELENSGNGFKLFERQLVYFSTMISNESQYVIGVVFDNDDIESLSSFLGQDGIAFLLIGDHFVISREFSDSGLYVRTVLDEERWSSEIPFTVSEPRPAFSLFSSGSLFLVDKVSIGGADIYVLQSESLLVMLRNRLLPILSIVVLGVFGFSFVLSFSLNAHISKALSELLKGFESIKKGSFSRVKLNSSDELGEIASELNNTMGFIEKTLDRLRNSNELLRKVSKEAQQASKMKSEFLANMSHEMRTPMNAILGFAELLMNEETNLEKMKYLKTIYRSGEHLLSLINDVLDLSKIEAARFDLIISPYSPSKLVNELTETYLPLAYSKGLHFANSITERVPEYVDGDEFRMRQVLTNLISNALKFTEKGYVSMLLDFDGKHLIYTVQDTGFGVSRDEIDKIFEPFIQADGTMSRKFGGTGLGLAITKKIIELMGGTIRFESKVGEGSKVTVRIPSQVSTEIPKQKEKTELPASGKVVVASEDEDFLIIIGSMLGRNGVRSEPVANLANLSRAVRELGASLVIVDTPKNAGEALTALDGISEAAVIVITDASKDEVQFGDKVNEVIQKPVKEDELLSKVGNYFELKPKSATDNNKILLTEDNEANQLLIKEVLEKAGYSVDLAGNGKEAVEKIRRGNYNLVLMDMQMPVMDGYEATKTLREEGYKIPIVALTAHTMQGDEEKTIEAGCDGFLGKPVKQYDLLEVVRYHLGVYGKNANRRADGFFDPGAPKRSSESITLFAKDMGLSMEEATAMFAEYGKHIHKTIDEIQNALERRNFDSISRDGHSLKGSGRMYGVEELSEVGFKLETAGKSADDKTIADCILELKRLYRRLWA; encoded by the coding sequence ATGAGAAAGCTTAGCAGAAAGATCTCTCTTCAGTTTCTGCTTTTCGTTCTGGCAATATTGACTGTACTCGTCACACTACTTACTATCACATTTGTTCGCACTGCTACAGATGAATACAAGAGCTATCTCGGCTCGAAGAAGCAGTCTGTTTTTCAGTGGTTTATCGATCTGCGCAGAGACATGAAGCTCTATGTTGACTCACACGCTCTCGAAGGCGTTCTAGACGATGAATATGACATTCTCATCCGCCTTGGGGAAGAAAGAGATATAATTCTCAACAGGTCGGCGCTTTCCGAAGAGGAAGTAGATGAACTTGAAAACTCTGGAAACGGCTTCAAACTATTCGAAAGACAGCTTGTTTACTTCTCGACAATGATCAGCAACGAATCGCAATACGTGATCGGAGTAGTTTTCGACAATGATGATATAGAGAGTCTTTCATCGTTTCTGGGTCAGGATGGAATCGCTTTTCTTCTTATCGGTGATCACTTCGTAATTTCCAGAGAGTTCTCAGACTCCGGCCTTTACGTCAGGACGGTACTCGACGAGGAGAGATGGTCGAGCGAAATACCTTTTACCGTAAGCGAACCTAGACCTGCCTTTTCTCTCTTTTCCTCCGGTTCGCTTTTCTTGGTGGACAAGGTTTCGATCGGAGGCGCGGATATCTATGTTCTTCAGTCAGAAAGCCTCCTGGTAATGCTCAGAAACAGACTTCTTCCAATTCTAAGCATCGTTGTACTGGGTGTATTTGGATTCTCGTTCGTGCTCTCTTTCTCTCTTAACGCCCATATATCCAAGGCCCTCTCGGAATTACTGAAGGGATTTGAGTCGATAAAGAAGGGATCCTTTTCACGAGTGAAGCTCAATTCAAGTGATGAACTCGGAGAGATTGCCTCCGAGCTGAACAACACAATGGGGTTCATAGAGAAGACGCTGGACAGACTCAGGAACTCCAACGAGTTGCTCAGAAAGGTTTCAAAAGAGGCACAGCAGGCGAGTAAGATGAAATCGGAATTTCTGGCCAACATGTCTCACGAGATGAGAACTCCCATGAATGCAATTCTGGGTTTTGCCGAGCTTCTGATGAACGAGGAGACTAATCTTGAGAAAATGAAGTACTTGAAGACAATTTACAGAAGCGGAGAGCATCTTCTAAGCCTTATCAACGATGTGCTCGATCTCTCCAAAATCGAAGCGGCCCGTTTCGACCTTATAATCTCCCCTTACAGCCCATCGAAACTGGTTAACGAGTTGACCGAAACCTACCTTCCGTTGGCATATTCAAAGGGTCTGCATTTTGCAAACAGCATAACAGAAAGAGTTCCGGAATATGTCGACGGCGACGAGTTCAGGATGAGGCAGGTCCTGACAAATCTGATCTCGAACGCTCTGAAATTCACCGAAAAGGGATACGTCTCCATGCTTCTTGACTTCGACGGGAAACACTTGATCTATACCGTTCAAGACACAGGCTTCGGGGTCTCAAGAGATGAAATCGACAAGATTTTCGAACCCTTCATCCAGGCCGATGGAACCATGTCAAGGAAGTTCGGAGGAACGGGCCTTGGTCTGGCAATAACGAAGAAAATCATTGAATTGATGGGCGGAACCATAAGGTTTGAGAGTAAAGTCGGTGAAGGCTCGAAGGTAACTGTGAGAATACCTTCACAGGTTTCAACGGAAATACCTAAGCAGAAGGAAAAGACAGAACTCCCTGCGTCGGGGAAGGTCGTCGTTGCGTCGGAAGATGAGGATTTTCTTATAATTATCGGCTCGATGTTGGGAAGAAATGGAGTGCGCTCCGAGCCCGTAGCAAATCTAGCCAATCTCTCGAGAGCGGTGAGAGAACTAGGTGCATCTCTTGTAATCGTGGATACTCCGAAGAATGCAGGCGAAGCTCTTACTGCTCTTGACGGAATCAGTGAAGCCGCCGTAATAGTAATAACAGATGCTTCCAAGGATGAGGTCCAGTTTGGCGACAAGGTCAACGAAGTAATCCAGAAGCCGGTGAAGGAAGATGAGCTTCTGAGCAAAGTCGGCAACTATTTCGAACTCAAGCCGAAATCTGCCACCGACAATAACAAGATTCTCCTGACTGAAGATAATGAAGCCAACCAGCTGTTGATAAAAGAAGTGCTTGAAAAGGCTGGGTATTCCGTCGATCTTGCCGGCAATGGTAAGGAGGCCGTGGAAAAGATAAGGAGAGGCAACTATAATCTCGTTCTTATGGATATGCAAATGCCTGTTATGGATGGTTATGAAGCCACGAAGACTTTAAGAGAAGAGGGTTACAAGATACCCATTGTTGCCTTGACGGCACACACAATGCAGGGAGATGAAGAGAAGACAATCGAGGCCGGGTGTGACGGCTTCCTCGGGAAACCTGTTAAGCAGTATGACCTTCTCGAGGTCGTTCGTTACCACCTTGGTGTATACGGAAAGAACGCAAATCGAAGAGCAGACGGCTTTTTCGATCCGGGTGCGCCAAAGCGTTCATCAGAAAGTATCACTCTCTTCGCAAAGGACA